The proteins below are encoded in one region of Geothermobacter hydrogeniphilus:
- the tadA gene encoding tRNA adenosine(34) deaminase TadA, giving the protein MMQETQQGEDHGYMLEALAEARRAETLAEVPIGAVIVHQGEIIARAHNRREVDQDPTAHAELLAIRQAAEVLGSWRLLDCSLYVTLEPCVMCMGAIILSRIPRLVYACRDPRAGAVGSIYELHRDERFNHRVEVVEGVLREECSDVLREFFRQLRERKKAAR; this is encoded by the coding sequence ATGATGCAGGAGACACAACAGGGCGAGGACCATGGCTACATGCTGGAGGCTCTTGCCGAGGCCCGGCGGGCGGAAACCCTTGCTGAAGTCCCGATCGGCGCGGTGATCGTCCATCAGGGCGAAATCATCGCCCGGGCCCACAACCGGCGGGAAGTTGATCAGGATCCGACGGCCCATGCCGAGTTGCTGGCGATCCGGCAGGCTGCCGAGGTGCTCGGCTCCTGGCGGTTGCTTGACTGCAGCCTTTATGTCACTCTCGAACCCTGCGTGATGTGCATGGGAGCGATTATACTCAGCCGGATACCGCGGCTGGTCTATGCCTGTCGCGACCCACGGGCCGGCGCGGTTGGATCGATTTACGAACTGCACCGGGATGAACGTTTCAACCACCGGGTCGAGGTGGTTGAGGGGGTGCTGAGAGAGGAATGCAGCGACGTGCTGAGAGAGTTTTTCCGGCAGTTGCGCGAACGAAAAAAAGCTGCAAGATAA